From Polynucleobacter difficilis, a single genomic window includes:
- a CDS encoding mannose-1-phosphate guanylyltransferase/mannose-6-phosphate isomerase → MNPLIRPVILCGGSGTRLWPLSRSGFPKQFLALSGNDQNTSLFQEAVRRLNQIGDKSSSATTGASIALGGTLIVTNEDHRFLVLDQLREMEGVNATLLLEPVGRNTAPALTLAALYAQEINIGMDNDPILVITPADQTIQDADAFLSALQSCISVVVGDANNKTIAILGIAPTAPETGYGYIKRSAIKGSFAEYAVEQFAEKPNLETAKAYLDNGNYFWNSGMFVLRAGTWLAALQEYRADILDATKKAWDQKTEDQADGRAFVRPNKELFNTISGESIDYAVIEKCPGSKYQTKMVELNAGWNDLGAWDAVWQVGNKDADGNVTSGDVLLSNSRNSLVHASSRLVSAVGLDNVIVIETADAVLVADRSKSQNVKHIVNQLEAQQREEKNLHRKVARPWGWYDSVDEGERFKVKRIQVKPGASLSLQMHYHRAEHWIVVKGTAEITNGDQVITLTENQSTYIPQGQTHRLANPGKTPLEIIEVQSGSYLGEDDIVRFEDNYGRGS, encoded by the coding sequence AGCACTATCGGGTAATGATCAAAATACCAGTTTGTTTCAGGAGGCCGTAAGGCGCCTTAATCAAATTGGGGATAAATCTAGCAGCGCAACTACTGGCGCATCCATTGCACTTGGCGGCACCCTGATTGTTACCAATGAAGACCATCGATTTTTAGTACTGGATCAATTGCGCGAGATGGAGGGTGTCAATGCCACTCTCTTGCTGGAGCCTGTGGGCCGCAATACCGCCCCGGCGCTCACTTTAGCGGCGCTGTATGCACAAGAAATAAATATTGGCATGGATAACGACCCAATTTTAGTAATTACCCCTGCCGATCAAACCATTCAAGATGCAGATGCGTTTCTGAGTGCCTTACAAAGCTGTATCTCGGTTGTTGTAGGTGATGCCAATAACAAAACGATTGCCATATTAGGCATCGCTCCAACTGCGCCAGAAACTGGCTATGGCTATATAAAGCGTTCCGCAATTAAAGGCAGTTTTGCAGAGTATGCTGTTGAGCAGTTTGCTGAGAAACCCAATCTCGAGACAGCTAAAGCGTATTTAGACAACGGTAATTACTTTTGGAATAGTGGTATGTTTGTGCTGCGCGCAGGTACTTGGCTTGCCGCCCTGCAAGAATATCGCGCTGATATTTTGGATGCCACCAAAAAAGCATGGGATCAAAAGACCGAAGATCAAGCAGACGGCAGAGCCTTTGTACGTCCCAATAAAGAATTATTTAACACCATTTCAGGTGAGTCGATTGACTATGCTGTCATTGAAAAATGCCCTGGCAGCAAGTACCAAACCAAGATGGTAGAACTCAATGCAGGTTGGAATGATTTGGGTGCCTGGGATGCGGTTTGGCAAGTGGGTAATAAAGATGCTGACGGTAATGTCACGAGTGGTGATGTGTTACTCAGTAATTCAAGAAACTCATTAGTGCATGCCAGTAGCCGATTGGTAAGTGCAGTTGGCTTGGATAATGTGATTGTGATTGAAACAGCGGACGCCGTTTTAGTGGCAGATCGCAGCAAGAGCCAGAATGTGAAACACATCGTGAATCAACTGGAAGCTCAACAGCGTGAAGAAAAGAATCTGCATCGTAAAGTAGCCCGTCCTTGGGGTTGGTACGACAGTGTCGATGAGGGTGAGCGCTTTAAGGTGAAGCGCATACAGGTTAAGCCAGGAGCAAGCTTGTCCCTACAGATGCACTACCACCGCGCCGAGCATTGGATTGTGGTGAAGGGTACTGCGGAAATTACGAACGGAGATCAGGTCATTACACTCACTGAAAATCAAAGTACCTACATTCCGCAAGGCCAAACTCATCGACTAGCAAACCCTGGCAAGACCCCTTTAGAGATTATTGAGGTGCAGTCCGGTAGCTATTTGGGAGAGGATGATATTGTGCGTTTTGAAGATAACTATGGAAGAGGTAGTTAA
- a CDS encoding glycosyltransferase: MSGTTASIVLLTYNQAAFVQEAFKSILNQDIDNIEIVVSDDCSSDATWDIILDVAHSYIGPKKLILSRNTRNLGMVGNYAAAVEQSTGELIFMAAGDDVSMPDRCSKSIRFWIDNQKRYDLVAADALDMSLAGEVLRRKDSSNLEDWTTEKWFRRRPFFFGASHMVTRKLLEIGPLDSNLPYEDQCLVFRAMLMGGCVRLPIPLVKHRRGGISQKLGFQIGHRRAEISRSMGFEIIELEQFLRDAVSLNRRFIVDDLIKQRMAYCNSVLTLFKSPNPIKALIVFWGSSEVPVKDRYRYSRYFLFYPVLAIAHVFRDGIRALRGKA; the protein is encoded by the coding sequence ATGTCTGGCACAACTGCCTCCATCGTTTTATTGACCTATAACCAAGCAGCATTTGTTCAAGAGGCTTTTAAAAGCATCTTGAATCAAGACATAGACAATATCGAGATTGTTGTCAGTGATGATTGTTCCAGCGATGCCACTTGGGATATTATTTTGGATGTTGCACATTCTTATATTGGACCTAAGAAGCTCATTCTTTCTCGGAACACGAGAAATCTAGGTATGGTTGGTAACTATGCTGCTGCCGTTGAGCAATCAACAGGCGAGTTAATTTTTATGGCGGCGGGTGATGATGTTTCAATGCCAGATCGCTGCTCTAAATCGATTCGGTTCTGGATTGATAATCAAAAGAGATATGATTTAGTCGCCGCAGATGCTCTAGATATGTCTTTAGCCGGAGAGGTTTTAAGGCGCAAAGATAGCAGCAATCTAGAGGATTGGACTACGGAAAAATGGTTCAGGAGAAGACCATTTTTTTTTGGTGCAAGCCATATGGTAACCAGGAAATTACTCGAGATTGGGCCATTGGATAGCAACTTACCTTATGAAGATCAATGTTTGGTCTTTAGGGCAATGTTGATGGGGGGGTGCGTACGTCTACCCATTCCACTGGTTAAACACCGCCGGGGCGGTATCAGCCAAAAATTAGGATTTCAAATTGGCCATAGAAGAGCAGAAATTAGCCGCAGTATGGGTTTTGAGATAATAGAGTTAGAACAATTTTTAAGGGATGCCGTATCCCTTAATAGACGGTTTATTGTCGATGATTTAATTAAGCAGCGAATGGCTTATTGTAATTCGGTGTTGACGCTCTTTAAAAGTCCTAATCCCATCAAAGCATTAATTGTATTTTGGGGCTCCTCAGAGGTTCCGGTGAAGGATCGATATCGATATTCTCGATACTTTTTATTTTATCCTGTTCTTGCGATAGCGCATGTTTTTAGGGACGGCATTCGTGCCTTAAGAGGGAAGGCATGA
- a CDS encoding O-antigen ligase family protein, whose product MNLRASSTNTSPNQLRSADAVKLALVVLFALLWAILIQPNTIALRHVLLTIGSLLGLYVMAKNKDLLISKSATPIYLIFVLLAWITFHLCFLSSHYQLQLEEYQTIWKRILWGLPFAVGLGIVLGQTYQKKEPSDKDLRFEKILQWIFVAGITAPTCIYLLRFGLMALAARLSLNLPDFAMILWPPSSWHIPKMAYIFYCLPALALACGQIIRIMKKPNQSFYLSVAVYSGIIAAVFAVFYLENAKNGFAYASVLFFATLIRIGFDKRSQWNLRKSVLTASAVLVVIFLLAQHVQKNDSWKTLFSDIKVAQRLDDIDAWKDYGARGLPINDMGKVVSITNYARAAWAQVVLEFIAEKPLGYGLIFKSFGAMALEKWPESTLDTAHSAWLDLTLGVGIPGITLLLLSGLLALINSQRVTRYFWGSAAFWLLISIALLMITTEVARKGYIEALLFLILWTAGFGLHAKVDGNLGGLAGKSFPTGK is encoded by the coding sequence ATGAATTTACGAGCCTCCAGCACAAACACTTCCCCCAATCAATTGCGTTCTGCTGACGCAGTTAAATTGGCGCTGGTTGTCTTATTTGCGCTACTGTGGGCTATTTTGATTCAGCCAAACACGATTGCTTTACGCCATGTATTGCTCACAATCGGCTCGCTTCTCGGTCTGTATGTGATGGCCAAAAATAAAGATTTATTAATTAGCAAATCTGCAACGCCTATTTACCTGATATTCGTTCTTTTGGCCTGGATCACCTTTCATTTATGCTTCTTAAGCAGTCATTATCAATTGCAGTTAGAGGAGTACCAAACCATATGGAAGCGAATTCTTTGGGGGCTTCCGTTTGCAGTTGGCTTAGGAATTGTGCTTGGGCAGACATATCAAAAAAAGGAGCCCTCAGATAAGGATCTCCGTTTTGAAAAAATACTTCAGTGGATTTTTGTGGCCGGCATTACAGCACCAACTTGCATTTACTTATTGAGGTTTGGCCTAATGGCATTGGCCGCTAGATTGAGTTTGAATTTACCAGATTTCGCCATGATTCTATGGCCCCCCTCTTCATGGCATATTCCTAAGATGGCTTATATTTTCTATTGTCTGCCAGCGCTTGCTTTAGCATGCGGTCAAATCATTCGGATAATGAAGAAGCCAAACCAGAGCTTTTATCTCTCCGTGGCTGTCTATTCAGGAATTATTGCCGCTGTTTTTGCCGTCTTTTACCTAGAAAATGCTAAGAATGGTTTTGCTTATGCAAGCGTTCTCTTTTTTGCTACGCTAATAAGAATTGGTTTTGATAAAAGATCCCAATGGAATTTACGTAAGAGTGTACTTACTGCTAGCGCAGTACTGGTGGTGATTTTTTTATTGGCGCAACATGTGCAAAAAAATGACTCCTGGAAGACCTTGTTTTCGGATATTAAGGTTGCGCAGCGCCTAGATGATATTGATGCCTGGAAAGATTATGGTGCTCGTGGTCTACCAATAAATGATATGGGAAAAGTTGTCTCTATTACGAACTATGCGCGCGCAGCCTGGGCTCAAGTAGTTCTAGAGTTTATTGCGGAGAAGCCATTGGGTTATGGTTTGATTTTCAAATCTTTTGGAGCGATGGCGCTAGAAAAGTGGCCGGAGTCCACATTAGATACAGCGCATAGTGCTTGGCTTGATTTAACCCTCGGCGTTGGTATTCCGGGCATAACTTTGCTATTACTATCTGGGCTTCTGGCTTTAATTAATTCTCAACGAGTAACCCGCTATTTTTGGGGATCAGCTGCATTTTGGTTGTTAATTAGTATTGCCTTGCTAATGATTACTACAGAGGTAGCACGCAAGGGCTATATTGAAGCACTCCTTTTTTTAATCTTATGGACTGCTGGTTTTGGGCTTCATGCAAAGGTAGATGGAAATTTAGGTGGCCTTGCAGGTAAATCATTTCCAACTGGTAAATAA